Proteins from a genomic interval of Cucumis melo cultivar AY chromosome 7, USDA_Cmelo_AY_1.0, whole genome shotgun sequence:
- the LOC103493807 gene encoding dolichol-phosphate mannosyltransferase subunit 1 — MAEPEKERNKYSLIVPTYNERLNIALLVYLIFKHLPDVDFEIIVVDDGSPDGTQEVVKQLQGVYGEDRILLRARPRKLGLGTAYCHGLKHATGNFVVIMDADLSHHPKYLSSFIQKQLQTGADIVTGTRYVKGGGVHGWNLMRKLTSRGANVLAQTLLWPGVSDLTGSFRLYKKSVLEDIITSVVSKGYVFQMEMIVRATRNGYHIEEVPITFVDRVFGTSKLGGSEIVEYLKGLLYLLVTT, encoded by the exons ATGGCGGAGCCGGAGAAGGAGAGGAATAAGTACAGTTTGATTGTCCCAACCTACAACGAGCGCCTCAATATTGCTCTCCTCGTCTACCTCATTTTCAAGCACCTCCC GgatgttgattttgaaataattgTTGTTGATGATGGAAGTCCTGATGGTACTCAAGAAGTTGTGAAACAGTTGCAAGGGGTATATGGTGAAGATCGGATC CTATTGAGAGCCAGACCTAGGAAGCTTGGATTAG GAACGGCTTACTGTCATGGTCTCAAGCATGCAACTGGTAATTTTGTTGTTATAATGGATGCTGACTTATCTCACCAT CCAAAATATTTATCCAGCTTCATTCA gaAACAGTTACAAACTGGTGCCGATATAGTTACAGGAACCCGATATGTGAAAGGTGGCGGTGTACATGGATGGAATCTTATGCGAAAACTAACAAGTAGAGGAGCTAATGTTCTTGCACAAACACTTTTGTGGCCTGGTGTATCAGATTTAACTGGATCTTTTCG GCTCTACAAGAAATCAGTGCTTGAAGATATCATTACTTCAGTTGTTAGCAAGGGATACGTCTTCCAAATGGAGATGATTGTTCGAGCTACAAGAAATGGTTATCACATTGAAGAG GTTCCAATTACGTTTGTTGATAGAGTGTTTGGAACTTCCAAGCTTGGAGGATCTGAAATTGTAGAGTATTTGAAAGGTCTATTGTACCTTCTAGTCACCACATGA
- the LOC103493809 gene encoding BTB/POZ domain-containing protein At2g30600: MMDKKEKNSITVAPFECAWLKDLRFREAGRGCVAFEASAHNDVTLVFRENVGSQHYHYKRDMSPHYTVIIGSHRNRRLRIIADGRTVVDEEGVALCSSSAFQSYWISVYDGLISIGKGRYPFQNMVFQWLDTNPNCSVQYIGLSSWDKHVGYRNVNVLPLTQDHISLWKHVDNGDEGEDDVELEFEDEYKDYKNWGLEHFLENWDLSDILFCVDSGETLVPAHKAILFASGNFPSNLSQVVVQLHGVSYPVLHALLQYVYTGQTEILESQLGSLRDLALQLEVIVLVNQCDDMMGQLKLNKKLLDSGNRVELSYPRTQPHCTTVFPSGLPLNVQRLKQLQCTGEFSDVSIYIQGHGFVAHVHKIILSLWSMPFERMFTNGMSETASSEVYIRDVSPEAFQTMLKFMYSGELSKDSTMESDVLLLQLLFLADQFGVSLLHQECCKILLECLSEDSVCSILQVVSSIPCCKLIEETCERKFSMHFDYCTTANIEFVMLDESTFRKILQCPDLTVTSEEKVLNAILMWGLEASELCGWMAVDELITFSTPEILFGERLQSVQDLLSLVRFPLLPYDLLKKLQNSSISRKIRTFKNLVKEAIDFVKLEPSSLEDKKKNNVRFQHRRSSYKELQYICDGDSNGVLFFAGTSYGEHQWVNPILSKKITITTSSPPSRYTDPKVLVSRTYQGTSFAGLRVEDGKTCSWWMVDIGEDHQLMCNYYTLRQDGSRAFIRYWNLQGSLDGKTWTNLRVHENDQTVCKPGQFASWPVTGPNALLPFRFFRVLLTAPTTDASNPWNLCICFLELYGYFL; the protein is encoded by the exons ATGATGGATAAGAAGGAGAAGAACTCCATCACGGTGGCTCCTTTTGAGTGTGCTTGGCTCAAGGATTTAAGATTTCGGGAAGCAGGACGGGGGTGTGTGGCTTTTGAAGCTTCCGCTCACAACGATGTCACACTCGTGTTCCGAGAGAACGTGGGGAGTCAACATTACCATTACAAACGAGATATGAGTCCTCATTATACGGTTATAATAGGTAGTCACCGAAATCGACGTCTAAGAATTATAGCCGATGGGAGAACTGTTGTTGATGAAGAGGGTGTTGCTCTTTGCAGTTCCTCAGCATTTCAAAGCTATTGGATCAGTGTCTATGATGGTTTGATCAGCATTGGGAAGGGAAGATACCCTTTTCAGAATATGGTCTTCCAATGGCTTGATACAAATCCAAACTGCAGCGTTCAATATATTGGGCTTAGTAGCTGGGATAAACATGTGGGATATAGAAATGTTAACGTTTTGCCACTGACGCAGGATCATATTTCCTTGTGGAAGCATGTGGATAATGGTGATGAAGGCGAGGACGATGTGGAATTGGAGTTTGAAGATGAATACAAAGATTACAAGAACTGGGGCCTCGAACATTTTCTTGAAAATTGGGATTTATCAGATATACTTTTCTGTGTTGATTCTGGAGAAACACTTGTGCCTGCTCATAAAGCTATCTTATTTGCTTCGGGAAACTTTCCCTCGAATTTGTCGCAAGTTGTCGTGCAGCTACATGGAGTATCATATCCAGTTCTCCATGCTCTTCTCCAATATGTTTACACAGGTCAAACTGAG ATTCTGGAGTCTCAACTTGGTTCCTTGAGGGATTTAGCCTTACAACTTGAAGTGATAGTGTTAGTGAACCAGTGTGATGACATGATGGGACAGTTAAAACTGAACAAAAAGTTGTTGGACTCGGGCAATAGGGTGGAATTATCATATCCAAGGACTCAACCCCATTGTACTACAGTATTCCCCTCCGGGCTTCCACTAAACGTACAGAGGCTCAAACAATTACAATGTACTGGCGAGTTCAGTGATGTGTCCATCTATATACAAGGTCATGGGTTTGTTGCCCACGTGCACAAAATCATTCTTAGCTTATGGAGCATGCCATTTGAAAGG ATGTTTACCAATGGAATGAGTGAAACAGCGTCCTCTGAGGTTTATATTAGGGATGTATCACCAGAAGCTTTTCAAACCATGCTCAAGTTCATGTATAGTGGAGAATTGAGTAAAGATagtacaatggaatctgatgtCTTGTTACTTCAACTACTATTTTTAGCTGATCAATTTGGTGTCTCTCTTCTTCATCAAGAATGCTGCAAAATACTTCTAGAATGCCTTTCGGAG GATTCAGTATGTTCCATCCTTCAAGTTGTTTCATCAATTCCATGCTGTAAGCTCATTGAAGAAACTTGTGAGAGGAAGTTCTCAATGCACTTTGATTATTGTACGACTGCGAACATTGAATTTGTTATGTTAGATGAGTCAACTTTCCGCAAAATCCTTCAG TGCCCTGATTTGACAGTGACGTCTGAGGAAAAAGTACTCAATGCAATCTTAATGTGGGGTTTAGAAGCAAGTGAATTATGTGGGTGGATGGCTGTAGATGAGCTTATAACATTTTCAACCCCTGAAATCCTTTTTGGTGAGAGACTTCAATCAGTTCAGGATTTGCTTTCTCTCGTGCGATTTCCATTACTCCCATATGACTTGTTGAAGAAG TTGCAGAACAGTAGCATTAGCAGGAAGATTCGTACCTTTAAGAATCTT GTGAAGGAGGCTATCGACTTTGTGAAACTTGAACCATCAAGCCTAGAGgacaagaagaagaacaa TGTGAGATTTCAACATAGACGGTCTAGTTATAAGGAGCTGCAGTACATTTGTGATGGGGACAGCAATGGAGTTCTATTCTTTGCCGGTACATCATATGGAGAGCACCAGTGGGTTAATCCCATTCTTTCAAAG AAAATTACTATTACAACAAGCAGTCCACCTTCAAGATATACAGATCCAAAGGTTCTGGTCTCGAGAACTTACCAG GGAACTTCCTTTGCGGGCCTTCGCGTGGAAGATGGGAAAACTTGTTCATGGTGGATGGTAGATATTGGCGAAGATCATCag CTGATGTGCAATTATTACACATTAAGACAAGATGGGTCAAGGGCATTCATCAGATACTGGAATCTTCAG GGGTCATTGGACGGGAAAACTTGGACAAACTTGCGAGTACATGAGAACGATCAGACGGTCTGCAAACCTGGTCAGTTTGCATCATGGCCAGTAACTGGACCAAACGCTTTACTTCCATTTAGATTCTTCCGTGTTCTTCTCACAGCCCCAACAACTGATGCTTCGAATCCGTGGAACTTGTGCATTTGCTTTCTGGAACTTTATGGCTACTTCCTCTAG
- the LOC103493806 gene encoding butanoate--CoA ligase AAE1-like, whose protein sequence is MEGIIPCSANSLPLTPITFLERAAAVFADRISLVYGNVRFTWGETLQRCTKFASALVHLGISRGDVVAVLAPNVPATYELHFAVPMAGAILCTLNMRHDAAMISTLLGHSEAKIIVVDHQYLHIVKAAIEIMSKMTAAEELPRIVIVQEFDHPSSNINGFDSASDDLEYESLLNTGTLDFEIRRPIDEWDPISLNYTSGTTSRPKGVIYSHRGTYLNTLSTILLNDMSSMPVYLWTVPMFHCNGWSMTWGVAAQGGTNICQRNVNAKEIFANISLHKVTHMGGAPTVLNMIVNAPITEQKPLPGKVTVMTGGAPPPSNILYKMRELGFLIVHCYGLTETCGVATFCQWKPEWDSLPDDKQAKLKSRQGMQHIGVEGLDIKNPITMESVPADGKTMGEVMIRGNTVMSGYLKDLKATEEAFNGGWFRSGDLGVRHPDGYIELKDRSKDIIISGGENISTIEVESVLFNHPSVLEAAIVGRPDDHWGETPCAFVNLKDGSNATQEEIIEFCRDKLPHYMAPKTVVFKSDLPKSSTGKIQKLILKEEAKAMGSLSPAKRFD, encoded by the exons ATGGAAGGAATCATCCCTTGCTCTGCCAATTCCCTTCCTCTCACTCCCATCACTTTCTTGGAGCGAGCCGCCGCCGTCTTTGCTGACAGAATTTCTCTCGTCTATGGAAATGTCCGCTTCACTTGGGGAGAAACTCTCCAACGATGTACTAAATTCGCTTCTGCTCTAGTTCACCTCGGAATCTCTCGCGGCGATGTG GTTGCTGTTTTGGCACCGAATGTTCCAGCTACATACGAGCTTCATTTTGCTGTACCAATGGCTGGTGCAATTCTTTGCACTCTCAACATGCGCCATGATGCAGCAATGATTTCTACATTGTTGGGTCATTCAGAAGCTAAAATCATTGTTGTAGACCACCAATATCTACATATTGTAAAGGCAGCAATCGAAATTATGTCCAAGATGACGGCGGCAGAAGAGCTGCCTCGTATTGTCATTGTTCAAGAGTTTGATCATCCATCCTCCAACATCAACGGATTCGACTCTGCTTCAGATGATTTAGAGTACGAGAGCCTTCTAAACACTGGAACACTCGATTTCGAAATCAGACGTCCTATAGATGAATGGGATCCAATCTCTCTTAACTATACTTCAGGCACAACATCAAGACCAAAAGGTGTGATTTACTCCCATAGAGGTACTTATCTCAATACTCTATCCACAATCCTTCTGAATGATATGTCCTCGATGCCTGTATATTTGTGGACTGTTCCAATGTTCCATTGCAACGGATGGTCTATGACTTGGGGTGTGGCTGCACAAGGCGGCACAAACATCTGCCAAAGAAATGTGAATGCCAAAGAAATCTTCGCCAATATTTCTCTACACAAGGTCACTCACATGGGTGGCGCACCGACCGTATTAAACATGATCGTCAATGCACCAATTACTGAACAGAAGCCGCTTCCGGGGAAGGTAACTGTAATGACTGGGGGTGCTCCTCCGCCATCTAACATACTGTACAAGATGAGAGAATTAGGATTCCTTATTGTCCATTGTTATGGTTTAACCGAAACATGTGGTGTTGCAACATTTTGCCAATGGAAACCTGAATGGGATTCCCTTCCCGATGACAAGCAAGCAAAACTGAAATCTCGTCAAGGAATGCAACATATCGGAGTGGAGGGATTGGATATTAAGAATCCCATCACCATGGAAAGTGTTCCAGCTGATGGAAAAACCATGGGGGAAGTTATGATCAGAGGTAACACCGTAATGAGTGGTTATTTGAAAGATCTTAAAGCTACAGAAGAAGCCTTCAATGGGGGATGGTTTCGAAGTGGAGATTTGGGAGTAAGACATCCCGATGGTTACATAGAACTGAAAGATCGTTCAAAAGACATCATAATTTCTGGAGGAGAAAACATTAGTACAATTGAAGTTGAATCTGTGCTATTCAATCATCCATCAGTTCTTGAAGCTGCCATTGTTGGAAGACCTGATGATCATTGGGGTGAAACTCCATGTGCTTTTGTGAATCTCAAAGATGGTTCTAATGCTACACAAGAAGAAATCATAGAGTTTTGTAGAGATAAACTTCCTCATTACATGGCTCCAAAAACTGTTGTGTTTAAATCAGATTTGCCTAAATCTTCTACAGGGAAAATTCAGAAGCTTATTCTCAAGGAAGAAGCTAAGGCCATGGGGAGCCTTTCCCCTGCTAAGAGGTTTgactaa
- the LOC103493808 gene encoding small nuclear ribonucleoprotein SmD3a yields MSRSLGIPVKLLHEAAGHVVSVELKSGELYRGSMIECEDNWNCQLENITYTAKDGKVSQLEHVFIRGSKVRFMVIPDMLKNAPMFKRLDARIKGKGASLGVGRGRAVAMRAKAQAAGRGSAPGRGAPPSGRR; encoded by the exons ATGAGTAGGAGCTTGGGAATTCCAGTGAAGCTACTCCATGAGGCCGCGGGCCACGTTGTATCGGTGGAGCTTAAAAGCGGTGAGCTTTACAGAGGAAGTATGATCGAGTGCGAGGATAACTGGAACTGCCAGCTCGAAAACATCACCTACACTGCTAAG GATGGTAAGGTTTCACAACTTGAGCATGTTTTCATCCGAGGCAGCAAAGTCAG GTTTATGGTCATACCAGACATGCTGAAGAATGCTCCAATGTTCAAGCGTCTTGATGCTAGAATTAAA GGTAAAGGCGCCTCACTTGGTGTTGGCAGGGGCCGGGCTGTTGCTATGCGAGCTAAA GCTCAAGCGGCTGGCCGTGGAAGTGCACCTGGTCGGGGTGCTCCACCATCTGGCAGAAGGTGA
- the LOC103493805 gene encoding butanoate--CoA ligase AAE1-like, with protein sequence MDGIHRCSANYVPLTPITFLERSAAVYGDRISLVYGRVQYTWRDTLERCTRLASALVRTGIARGDVVAALVPNIPAMYELHFAVPMAGAVLCSLNTRHDAAMVSTLLSHSEAKIIVVDYQLEHIVTGAINTMSERKEKLPRVVIIQEYDQPPSHIDRPGSALEFESFLASGELDFEIRRPRDEWDPIALNYTSGTTSRPKGVIYSHRGAYLNALSAVLLNDMCSLPVYLWTVPMFHCNGWCLTWGVAAQSGTNICQRNVTAKEIFDNISLHKVTHMGGAPTVSNMIINAPISEQKPLPRKVTMMSGGAPPPSHVLYKLKALGFRIVHSYGLTETYGPGTVCSWKPEWDSLPQDKQAKLNSRQGLQHIGLEAVDIKDPVTMKSVPADGKTMGEVMLRGNTVMSGYLKDLKATQEAFNGGWFRSGDLGVKHPDGYIELKDRSKDIIISGGENISTIEVESVLFSHPSVLDAAVVGRPDDHWGETPCAFLKLKDGCSATEEEIIKFCREHLPHYMAPRSVVFRELPKTSTGKTQKFILKKEAKAMGSLPKRVSKL encoded by the exons ATGGACGGAATCCACCGTTGCTCTGCTAATTACGTTCCTCTCACTCCGATAACCTTCTTGGAGCGATCCGCCGCCGTCTATGGCGACCGGATTTCTCTTGTCTATGGACGTGTTCAGTATACTTGGCGGGATACGCTTGAGCGATGTACCAGGCTTGCTTCTGCTCTTGTTCGTACGGGAATCGCTCGTGGAGATGTG GTTGCTGCCTTGGTACCGAATATTCCAGCTATGTACGAGTTACATTTTGCTGTACCAATGGCTGGTGCAGTTCTTTGCTCCCTCAACACACGCCATGATGCGGCAATGGTTTCAACATTGCTAAGCCATTCAGAAGCTAAAATCATTGTTGTAGACTACCAGCTTGAACATATCGTAACCGGAGCAATTAATACTATGTCtgaaaggaaagaaaagctACCTCGTGTCGTTATTATACAAGAGTATGATCAACCGCCTTCCCACATCGATAGACCGGGATCTGCTTTAGAGTTCGAGAGCTTTTTAGCATCTGGAGAACTCGATTTTGAGATAAGGCGACCTAGGGATGAATGGGATCCAATCGCTCTTAATTATACTTCAGGCACAACTTCGAGGCCAAAGGGTGTTATTTACTCCCATAGAGGCGCATATCTCAATGCACTATCTGCAGTCCTACTGAATGATATGTGTTCGCTTCCTGTGTATTTGTGGACTGTTCCAATGTTTCATTGCAATGGATGGTGTTTAACTTGGGGTGTAGCTGCACAGAGCGGCACAAACATCTGCCAGAGAAATGTGACTGCCAAAGAAATCTTTGATAATATTTCTCTGCATAAGGTTACTCATATGGGTGGTGCACCAACAGTTTCGAACATGATTATCAATGCACCAATTAGCGAACAGAAGCCACTTCCCAGGAAAGTAACTATGATGTCTGGTGGTGCTCCGCCGCCTTCTCATGTACTCTATAAGCTTAAAGCTTTGGGATTTCGTATTGTCCATTCATATGGTTTAACTGAAACATATGGGCCGGGAACAGTTTGCTCTTGGAAGCCTGAATGGGATTCACTACCTCAAGATAAACAAGCAAAACTAAATTCTCGCCAAGGATTGCAGCATATTGGGCTAGAGGCAGTAGACATAAAGGATCCTGTCACAATGAAGAGTGTTCCAGCTGATGGAAAAACCATGGGTGAAGTTATGCTCAGAGGCAATACTGTGATGAGTGGATATTTGAAAGATCTCAAAGCCACACAGGAAGCGTTTAATGGCGGATGGTTTCGGAGTGGGGACTTAGGAGTCAAACACCCTGATGGTTATATAGAATTGAAGGACCGTTCAAAGGACATTATCATTTCTGGGGGAGAAAATATTAGCACAATTGAAGTGGAGTCTGTTCTTTTCAGTCATCCATCAGTTCTTGACGCTGCTGTTGTGGGAAGACCTGATGATCACTGGGGAGAAACACCATGCGCATTTCTGAAGCTCAAAGATGGGTGCAGTGCTACTGAAGAAGAGATCATAAAATTCTGTAGAGAACACCTACCTCATTACATGGCTCCACGAAGTGTTGTATTTAGGGAATTACCTAAAACTTCTACGGGGAAAACTCAAAAATTTATTCTCAAGAAGGAAGCCAAAGCCATGGGTAGCCTTCCAAAACGGGTTAGTAAACTGTAA